The Vibrio syngnathi DNA window GGATTGAGCCAGCTTGAAGCCGCCGAGCAGATGCAGGTGTCTCGCCAAACGTTCGGCAACATCATTAAGCGAGCACGTACCAAAGTAGCCAAGTGCATCGTCAACGGCCATGCGTTGGTGATTCAAGGCAGTTAATTCACGTGTTAGCCAGAAGTTATTTAACTCTTGATGCTTAACTTGATGGCTCAGTAATCTGATACAACTTTCGGCTTTGCCCTTCACACACATCCTTGCAATTGCATTCGCGCTCAATGTCTAACTGTGCGAGCCCTCCACAACTGCCTTTGATTGGCTTGCGCGAAAAAATCACGCCTATCGCCATCAGTGTAACGACTCCGACAAACCCCAATAGCGTCAACAAAAAGGTCATTT harbors:
- the nqrM gene encoding (Na+)-NQR maturation NqrM, with product MTFLLTLLGFVGVVTLMAIGVIFSRKPIKGSCGGLAQLDIERECNCKDVCEGQSRKLYQITEPSS